A stretch of the Sphingobacterium thalpophilum genome encodes the following:
- a CDS encoding nucleoside triphosphate pyrophosphohydrolase family protein, giving the protein MTDPKTLSSVAEFHKTFQHPILDKPMIPSEQRCALRVSLIAEELKELEEAIQDKNIVEIADALCDIQYVLAGAVLEFGLQDKFSALFDEVQRSNMSKACEDEAEAIATQEHYKLKGVDSYYKEVDGKFLVFRTADNKTLKSINYSPADLKTIVEG; this is encoded by the coding sequence CCTTTCATCCGTTGCAGAATTCCATAAGACATTCCAACATCCTATTCTGGACAAACCAATGATTCCTTCCGAACAACGATGTGCATTACGTGTATCCCTCATCGCAGAAGAGCTCAAGGAGCTGGAAGAAGCTATACAGGACAAAAATATCGTTGAGATTGCAGATGCCCTTTGTGACATTCAGTACGTATTGGCTGGAGCTGTTCTTGAATTCGGTTTACAGGACAAGTTTTCAGCGCTTTTTGATGAAGTACAGCGCTCCAATATGAGCAAGGCCTGTGAAGATGAGGCCGAGGCTATCGCCACACAGGAACACTACAAATTGAAGGGGGTAGACTCCTATTATAAAGAAGTTGATGGTAAATTCTTAGTTTTTAGAACTGCGGACAACAAGACACTAAAATCAATCAACTATTCACCAGCAGACTTAAAGACAATTGTTGAAGGTTAA